From Streptomyces asiaticus, one genomic window encodes:
- a CDS encoding peptidoglycan-binding protein gives MTDLWMPGAARHAVGNTGTMNGGPARAVWHITSNAHDWTFRNELGWFTGGGRDVAPHLLWDPFTGQIAQFFPADSRSLSLENAGSVKTNRTGTYCIQVETVFTQGETVNGKKYATVRDTPCKGLDQIMAWLRGLGIPDVWPGGAPTGFARDTVPMDTWLKRGGHYGHNQAPGNRHVDPGPMPDLFATSPSKSPSSPKYEPFPGGDWFTMGRKSPIVAAMHDRLVAVGCNHYQSSKNKNVIGSGDKASYEAWQRKCGYSGADAKWPPGKTTWDRLKVPNA, from the coding sequence GTGACTGATCTGTGGATGCCGGGTGCGGCCCGGCACGCCGTCGGCAACACCGGGACGATGAACGGCGGCCCGGCACGGGCCGTCTGGCACATCACCAGCAACGCCCACGACTGGACCTTCCGCAACGAACTCGGCTGGTTCACCGGCGGCGGCCGGGATGTCGCCCCTCACCTGCTGTGGGATCCGTTCACCGGGCAGATCGCCCAGTTCTTCCCGGCCGACTCGCGGTCGCTGTCGCTGGAGAACGCTGGGAGCGTGAAGACAAACAGGACCGGCACGTACTGCATCCAGGTCGAGACCGTCTTCACACAGGGCGAGACCGTGAACGGCAAGAAGTACGCCACGGTGCGGGACACCCCATGCAAGGGCCTCGACCAGATCATGGCGTGGCTGCGGGGCCTCGGCATCCCCGACGTGTGGCCTGGGGGTGCCCCGACCGGGTTCGCCCGGGACACCGTGCCCATGGACACCTGGCTGAAGCGCGGCGGGCACTACGGCCACAACCAGGCCCCCGGAAACAGGCACGTCGACCCTGGCCCGATGCCGGACCTGTTCGCGACCAGCCCCTCCAAGTCCCCGTCGTCGCCGAAGTACGAGCCGTTCCCCGGAGGTGACTGGTTCACCATGGGCCGCAAGTCGCCGATCGTGGCTGCCATGCATGACCGGCTCGTCGCTGTCGGCTGCAACCACTACCAGAGCAGCAAGAACAAGAACGTCATCGGCTCCGGCGACAAAGCCAGCTACGAGGCGTGGCAGCGGAAGTGCGGCTACTCGGGGGCCGACGCGAAGTGGCCGCCCGGCAAGACGACCTGGGACCGGCTCAAGGTCCCCAACGCCTGA